In the Nicotiana tabacum cultivar K326 chromosome 16, ASM71507v2, whole genome shotgun sequence genome, one interval contains:
- the LOC142170260 gene encoding uncharacterized protein LOC142170260, with protein sequence MVKDFMEHAKRCQACQFHANYIHQVLETLRLIVSSWPFNAWGIEVVGLLPKSSKEHMYILVATGYFSIWDEVVPLSEVKKEIVVDFTKLNINFRYGIPRYIIIDNGMPFDNNIVRIPCKKLIIVNGMPFDNKIKTIAKNKRDYHEKFGKALWAYRTTFKLAIQATLYFLVLSGELRDAREVNPAKSGIPLKGEAYLPISSMVLAITSISQLNTEISELRKQNEVETEELAISQDLLKNARKEVAALAAAKSEVE encoded by the exons ATGGTGAAAGATTTCATGGAGCATGCCAAAAGATGTCAAGCGTGTCAATTTCATGCCAACTACATCCACCAAGTTCTAGAGACTCTTCGTCTAATTGTATCTTCTTGGCCTTTTAATGCATGGGGAATTGAGGTTGTTGGACTACTTCCAAAGTCATCAAAGGAACATATGTACATATTGGTTGCTACTGGCTACTTCTCTATATGGGATGAGGTTGTTCCACTCAGTGAGGTGAAAAAGGAAATTGTTGTTGATTTTACCaagttaaatataaattttagatATGGCATACCAAGATACATAATCATTGATAATGGAATGCCATTTGACAACAATATTGTGAGGATTCCGTGCAAGAAGTTAATCATTGTTAATGGAATGCCATTTGACAACAAGATT AAAACTATTGCAAAGAACAAGAGGGACTATCATGAAAAATTTGGTAAAGCTTTGTGGGCATACAGAACAACCTTCAAACTTGCTATACAAGCAACTCTGTACTTTTTG GTCTTGTCAGGGGAACTGAGGGATGCTCGAGAAGTAAACCCTGCCAAATCGGGGATTCCTCTCAAGGGGGAGGCCTACTTGCCAATATCTTCGATGGTGTTAGCGATAACATCG ATTAGCCAACTGAACACGGAGATCTCCGAGCTGAGGAAGCAAAATGAAGTAGAAACTGAGGAGTTGGCAATATCCCAGGATCTTCTCAAGAATGCTCGTAAGGAGGTTGCTGCCTTGGCCGCGGCCAAGTCCGAGGTTGAATGA